A window of Streptomyces sp. Je 1-332 genomic DNA:
CGAACTTCATCGGCTTCGACAACTTCACGAAGATGTGGAACGACGAGCGCTTCTGGGAGTCCCTGGAGGTGAGCGTCACCCTGGCGGTCGTCGCCCCGGTGCTCACGCTCGTGCTCGGCATGTTCTTCGCCTACATGATCACGTCGGGCGGCCGGCACCGTAAGGGCCAGGCGATCGCCGGGGTCGCGGGCTCGTCGCTCTACAAGGTCGTCTACTTCTTCCCCCAGGTCCTTTCCGTCGCGATCATCGCGGTCGTCTGGGGCCGTGTCTTCAACACCAACAGCGGTCTGATCAACGGCGGGCTCGACAAGGTGGGCATCGACGGGCCCGCCTGGCTCGGCGGTGACCGCTCGCTCGCCCTCATCGCGGTGATGGTCGTGCTGTCCTGGAGCTTCGTCGGCTTCTACGTGGTGCTGTTCTCCGCCGCGATGGGCGCGATCCCCAGGGACATCTACGAGGCCGCGCTGCTCGACGGCGCGGGCCGGGGACGGACCTTCTTCAGTGTGACGCTCCCGCTGATCTGGGACACCGTGCGGACCGGCTGGATCTACATGGGCATCCAGGCTCTCGACTCGTTCGCGATCGTGCTCGTGATGGTGCCCGAGCACGTCCTGAAGGTGACTCCCGTCTTCCTCTACGAACGATTCCGAGACGGTCAATACGGCTATGCCACCTCCATCGGCGTCGTCCTCCTCGTCCTCAGCATGGCGTTCTCGCTGATCGTCATGAGGATCGGGAATCGCGACCGGATCGAATACTGAGACCCGCGGGAGCCACTGCATCATGACCACGACCACCGTGCCCCGCGAAGACACCGCCGACGCGTCCCGCCGTGAGACCGAATCGGTGGGCGGGTCGACCCTGAACGTCTTCTCGCACGCCTTCCTCGTCCTGTGGGTGATCCTCGCGGCGGGCCCCCTCGTCTGGGTCGCCCTGACCGCGTTCCGTCCATCGACGGAGATCCTCAGCGATCCGATGGGCTGGCCGGCCTCCTTCCACTGGGAGAACTTCACCAACGCGTGGACCGAGGCCAGCATCGGGCAGTACGCCCTCAACTCGCTGATCATCCTGGCGGGTTCACTGACCGGCACGATGCTGCTCGGGTCGATGGCGGCCTATGTGATCGCCCGCTTCACCTTCCCGGGCAACCGGCTGATCTTCATGCTCTTCGCGGGCGGGATGATGTTCCCGGTCATCCTCGCCCTCGTGCCGCTCTTCGCGGTGATGGAGAACTTCGGTCTCCTGGACACCCGTCCCGGCCTGATGATCGCGTACATCGCGTACTCGCTGCCCTTCACCACCTTCTTCCTGACGTCCTTCTTCCGTACGCTGCCGACCGGCGTCCAGGAGGCGGCGATGGTCGACGGGGCCTCGCACACGCGCACGTTCTTCCAGATCATGCTGCCCATGGCCAAGCCCGGCCTGGTGAGCATCGGCATCTTCAACTTCCTCGGCCAGTGGAACCAGTACCTGCTTCCGCTGCTGCTCAACAACGAGGAGGAGAGCCGGTACGTGCTGCCGCAGGGGCTCGCCTCGCTGGCGGTCTCGCAGGGCTACCGGGGCGACTGGGGGGCACTCTTCGCGGGACTGACGATCGCCATGCTGCCGGTACTCGTCGTGTACGCGGTCTTCCAGCGCCAGGTGCAGGCGGGGCTCACCGCGGGCGCTCTCAAGTGACCCTGTCAGGCTGTGATTTCAGCTTGGCCACGAAAGTGGTCTAGGCCTGTTGCGGCAATTCCGGCCGTGAGTAATGTCGGCGCCACGGCGCCGCGGGGGGACCTTTGCCCGCGTTCAAGTCGACACCGATGTCGAAGGGTTGAACAGCATGAGGAATCGCGTAATCGCCACCGGTGCGGCAACGCTCGCCATGGCCATGGGACTTACCGCGTGCGGCGGTGACAGCGACAGCGGCGACGGCAAGACCATCAAGCTCGTCGCCGCGGACTACGGCGACAAGGCCTCCAACGCGTCCAAGAAGTACTGGGACGGCGTCAAGAAGGAGTTCGAGAAGGAGAACAAGGGCTACAAGGTCGATGTCCAGGTCATCAACTGGAACGAGATCGACAAGCAGGTCAAGAACATGATCCAGTCGGGCAACCAGCCCGACCTCCTGCAGACCGGCGGCTACGCCGACAAGGTCGCGGACGACCTGCTCTACAAGGCCGACGAGGTCCTCTCGCCCAAGACGCGGCAGAACCTCATCCCCACCTTCGCCGAGGCCGGCGAGGTCAAGGGCACCCAGTACGGCATCCCGTGGGTCTCCTCCAGCCGCGTCATGTTCTACAACAAGGACGTCCTGAAGAAGGCGGGCGTGAAGACCCCGCCCAAGACCTGGGACGAGGTCGCCGCCGCCGCGAAGAAGATCAAGTCCTCCAAGGCCGCCGACACCCCGTACGCCCTGCCGCTCGGCCCCGAGGAGACCCAGGGCGAGACGATGATGTGGGAGCTCGGCAACGGCGGTGGCTACACCGACGAGAGCGGCAAGTACACGCTCGACAGCGCGCAGAACGTCGAGACCTTCGACTGGCTGCAGAAGGAACTCGTCAAGCCCGGCCTCACGTACTCCAACCCGGCCTCCACCGACCGCAAGACGGCCTTCGCCGACTTCGCGGCCGGCAAGGTCGGCATGCTCAACGGCCACCCGAGCCTGATCCAGATGGCCAAGGACGGCAAGGTCGACTACGGCGTCGCGCCGATCCCCGGCAAGGACGCCCCGCTGGAGTCCACCCTCGGCGTGGCCGACTGGATGATGGCGTTCAAGGACGGCGGCGCCGAGAAGGAAGGCGTCAAGAAGTTCCTGGACTTCACGTACTCCAAGAAGATGCTGGAGTTCGACGAGATGTACAACCTGATGCCCGTCACCCAGGACGCGCTCAAGACGATGCAGACCAACGGCAAGCACAAGGACCTGGAGCCGTTCTTCGAGGTCCTGCCGAACGCCAAGTTCTACCCCCTTGGTGACACCGCCTGGGACGTCATCTCCGCCGAGATGAAGAAGACCGGCGGCAAGGCCGCGAGCGACGACCCGAAGACGGTCCTCGGTGACCTGCAGAAGAAGGCGGAAGCGGCGGCTGCCGAGGCCAAGTAGCAGGCAGACAGCTCCCGTTCGCTCCGTACGCAAGGAGACCTTGTGTCACTGAAGGCCCCTCCGCCCCCGGCCGACACCGGCCGGGGACGGAGCGGGCGCGCACCCAGGCCCGTGAGCCGCCGCAGCGGCATCGCCCGGCTCGGCCCGCTGCCCTGGATAGCGCCCGTCATCCTGCTGATCCTCGCCGTGGTCATCTGGCCGGTCGTCGAGCTGATCCGCACCTCGTTCCTCAACATCTCCATCGCCGGCATCGTGCGCGGCAGCGCGGGGACCGACAAGTACAAGAAGCTCTTCGAGGAGACCGACTTCGGGGCGGTCCTGCTCTGGACGGTCGTGTGGACCGTCGTCGTCGTGAGCGTGACGATGCTGCTGTCGCTGGCCCTCGCCCAGCTGTTCAACCAGAAGTTCCCCGGCCGCACCGTCACCCGCTGGGCGCTCATCGCACCCTGGGCGGCGTCCGTCCTGATGACCGCCATCGGCTTCAAGTGGATGCTCAACCAGACCGCGGGTGTGCTCAACACGCTGATGCTGGACCTCGGCCTCATCGACAAGTCGAAGGACTGGCTCGGCCAACCGGAGACGGCCTGGCCGTGGATGATGGCCGTCGCGATCTTCGTGTCGCTGCCCTTCACCACGTACACCCTGCTCGCCGGTCTGCAGACCATCCCGGGTGAGGTCTACGAGGCCTCGCGGATCGACGGGGCGAGCCCCTGGCAGACGTACCGGCACATAACCGTGCCGATGCTGCGGCCCGCGTTCCTGGTCGGCGTGGTCATCAACCTCATCAACGTCTTCAACTCCTTCCCGATCATCTGGGCCATGACGCAGGGCGGTCCCGGCTATGACACCTCCACGACCATGGTGTTCATGTACAAGCTGAAGGAGACCGACATCGGCGAATCCGCCGCCATGTCCGTGGTCAACTTCGCGATGGTCGTCGTGCTCGTGCTGATCTTCCTGAAGGTCAGCCGATGGAACGAGGAGGACTGATGGCCACGGCGACGGAGACCCGCGCGGGGCCCCCGAAGAGCCCCGCGCCCCGGCCCAGGGCCAAGCGCACGTTCCGGCCGCGCACGCTGGTCATCACCGTGGTCGCCTGGGCCCTGGCGGCGATCTTCCTGGCTCCGTACCTGGAGATGGTGATCACCGCGCTCCGGCCCAAGAGCGAGCTGCGGGACCGGACGTACCTGCCGCAGAACCTGGAGTGGTCGAACTTCATCGAGGTCTGGAAGGAGTCGGAGCTCGGCCAGAACCTCCAGGTGACCCTGCTCGTCGCGGGCGGCGCGACACTCCTGGTGCTCCTGGTCTCGCTGCCCGCCGCGTACTACACGGCGCGCATGCGTTACCGCGGGCGCAAGGCCTTCCTGCTCCTCGTCCTGATCACCCAGATGTTCCAGCCCACCGCACTGCTCGTCGGCCTCTACCGCGAGTTCCACCAGCTGGACATGCTCAACTCGGTCTGGACGCTGATCCTCACCAACGCGGCGTTCAACCTCGCGTTCGCCGTGTGGATCCTGACGGCCTACATCAGCTCCATCCCGCCGGAGCTGGAGGAGGCGGCCATGGTCGACGGCACCAGCCGTTTCGGCGCCATGGTGAAGGTGACGCTGCCGCTCGCGCTGCCGGGTGTGGTCACCGCGGTGATCTTCACCTTCATCACCTCATGGAACGAGTTCGTGATGGGCCTCACGCTCACCACCGAACCCGACAAGCAGCCGTTGACCGTCGGCATCAACAACTTCATCGGCGCCTACACCGTGGAGTGGAACTACCTCTTCGCGGCCTCCGTGGTGGCGATCGTGCCGGTCATCGTGCTGTTCGCCTTCATCGAGCGGCACGTGGTCTCGGGTCTCACCGCGGGATCGGTCAAGTAACGGATCGGCCCGCACAGGCCGGGTCTGGGTGGTTTGGGGTGCATCCTCGCCGCTTGGACCCGGCCTGTCCCGCTGTTCGGGCGGGGCGATTTCCGTCAAGGACTTGACTGCGCCAACCCGTTCAGCAGAGCTTGGAGTTCACAACTTGTAAGGGCGGCGAAGGTGCTGCTTCTACATTTACGGCATACGGAATAAGGGTGGCTGAGTCAATGGAGACTCCGGGGTCGCAGTCGTCGCTGCACCGGGCCAATCTCGAGCGGGTCGTACGTGCCGTACGGCTCGCCGGATCGCTCACTCAGGCGGAGATCGCCAGGACGACGGGACTGTCCGCGGCCACGGTCTCCAACATCGTCCGGGAGCTCAAGGACGGCGGAACGGTCGAGGTCACGCCCACCTCGGCAGGCGGCCGCAGGGCCCGCAGCGTCTCGCTCAGCGGCGACGCGGGCATCGTCATCGGCGTGGACTTCGGCCATACGCACCTGCGGGTGGCCGTGGGCAACCTCGCCCACCAGGTGCTCGCGGAGGAGTCCGAGCCGCTGGACGTGGACGCGTCGGCCGCGCAGGGCTTCGACCGGGCCGAGCAACTGGTCAGCAGGCTGATCGCGGCGACCGGCGTGGACCGCTCGAAGATCGCGGGCATCGGCCTCGGCGTGCCGGGCCCCATCGACGTGGAGTCCGGGACGCTGGGCTCGACCTCGATCCTGCCGGGCTGGTCCGGCACGAAGCCCGCCGAGGAGCTCAAGGACCGCATCGGCGTCCCCGTGCACGTCGACAACGACGCCAACCTCGGCGCGCTCGGCGAGCTGGTCTGGGGCAGCGGCCGCGGGGTCAAGGACCTGGCGTACATCAAGGTCGCGAGCGGTGTCGGCGCCGGGCTCGTGATCAGCGGGCGGATCTACCGCGGGCCCGGCGGCACCGCCGGCGAGATCGGGCACATCACCCTGGACGAGTCGGGCCCGGTCTGCCGCTGCGGCAACCGCGGGTGCCTGGAGACCTTCACGGCGGCCCGCTATGTGCTGCCGCTGCTCCAGTCCAGCCACGGCACCGAGCTGACCATGGAGCGCGTGGTCGCCCTCGCGCGTGAGGGCGACCCCGGCTGCCGCCGCGTGATCGCCGACGTCGGCCGGCACATCGGCAGCGGTGTGGCCAACCTCTGCAACCTCCTGAACCCCAGCAGGGTCGTCCTCGGCGGTGACCTCGCGGAGGCCGGTGAGCTGGTCCTCGGGCCCATCAGGGAGTCCGTGGGGCGCTATGCGATCCCCAGCGCGGCCCGGCAGCTGTCCGTCCTTCCGGGGGCCCTGGGCGGCCGCGCCGAGGTGCTCGGAGCGCTGGCTCTCGCCCTCAGTGAAATGGGCGATTCAACCCTTTTGGATGGCTCTCTCCCTGCGACCGCACCTGCCTTCACTTAGATAACGCATGGCACCGTTGTCATCTCGTTAAGGATTTACTCCTTGACGCTGGTGTGGCGGCCGAGTTGACTTCGAGCCACCTCGGCCGCAACGACGCGGCCACGTCAGGGAGGTTCCCGAATGAACACGCGTATGCGTCGTGCCGCCGTTGCCGTTGCCGCCACCACCATGGCCGTCACCCTTGCCGCCTGTGGCAGCGCCAAGGAGTCCGGCGGTGACAAGGATGAAGCGGGCTCCGGCTCGAAGAAGGGCGACGCGCTGAACATAGG
This region includes:
- a CDS encoding sugar ABC transporter permease, which encodes MSRRSGIARLGPLPWIAPVILLILAVVIWPVVELIRTSFLNISIAGIVRGSAGTDKYKKLFEETDFGAVLLWTVVWTVVVVSVTMLLSLALAQLFNQKFPGRTVTRWALIAPWAASVLMTAIGFKWMLNQTAGVLNTLMLDLGLIDKSKDWLGQPETAWPWMMAVAIFVSLPFTTYTLLAGLQTIPGEVYEASRIDGASPWQTYRHITVPMLRPAFLVGVVINLINVFNSFPIIWAMTQGGPGYDTSTTMVFMYKLKETDIGESAAMSVVNFAMVVVLVLIFLKVSRWNEED
- a CDS encoding sugar ABC transporter permease, which produces MRYDRRYRTLDKYRFIAGFLSLPLAFYALFVISPFVQAIYYSFTDWSGGPVANFIGFDNFTKMWNDERFWESLEVSVTLAVVAPVLTLVLGMFFAYMITSGGRHRKGQAIAGVAGSSLYKVVYFFPQVLSVAIIAVVWGRVFNTNSGLINGGLDKVGIDGPAWLGGDRSLALIAVMVVLSWSFVGFYVVLFSAAMGAIPRDIYEAALLDGAGRGRTFFSVTLPLIWDTVRTGWIYMGIQALDSFAIVLVMVPEHVLKVTPVFLYERFRDGQYGYATSIGVVLLVLSMAFSLIVMRIGNRDRIEY
- a CDS encoding carbohydrate ABC transporter permease; its protein translation is MTTTTVPREDTADASRRETESVGGSTLNVFSHAFLVLWVILAAGPLVWVALTAFRPSTEILSDPMGWPASFHWENFTNAWTEASIGQYALNSLIILAGSLTGTMLLGSMAAYVIARFTFPGNRLIFMLFAGGMMFPVILALVPLFAVMENFGLLDTRPGLMIAYIAYSLPFTTFFLTSFFRTLPTGVQEAAMVDGASHTRTFFQIMLPMAKPGLVSIGIFNFLGQWNQYLLPLLLNNEEESRYVLPQGLASLAVSQGYRGDWGALFAGLTIAMLPVLVVYAVFQRQVQAGLTAGALK
- a CDS encoding extracellular solute-binding protein; protein product: MRNRVIATGAATLAMAMGLTACGGDSDSGDGKTIKLVAADYGDKASNASKKYWDGVKKEFEKENKGYKVDVQVINWNEIDKQVKNMIQSGNQPDLLQTGGYADKVADDLLYKADEVLSPKTRQNLIPTFAEAGEVKGTQYGIPWVSSSRVMFYNKDVLKKAGVKTPPKTWDEVAAAAKKIKSSKAADTPYALPLGPEETQGETMMWELGNGGGYTDESGKYTLDSAQNVETFDWLQKELVKPGLTYSNPASTDRKTAFADFAAGKVGMLNGHPSLIQMAKDGKVDYGVAPIPGKDAPLESTLGVADWMMAFKDGGAEKEGVKKFLDFTYSKKMLEFDEMYNLMPVTQDALKTMQTNGKHKDLEPFFEVLPNAKFYPLGDTAWDVISAEMKKTGGKAASDDPKTVLGDLQKKAEAAAAEAK
- a CDS encoding ROK family transcriptional regulator; translated protein: METPGSQSSLHRANLERVVRAVRLAGSLTQAEIARTTGLSAATVSNIVRELKDGGTVEVTPTSAGGRRARSVSLSGDAGIVIGVDFGHTHLRVAVGNLAHQVLAEESEPLDVDASAAQGFDRAEQLVSRLIAATGVDRSKIAGIGLGVPGPIDVESGTLGSTSILPGWSGTKPAEELKDRIGVPVHVDNDANLGALGELVWGSGRGVKDLAYIKVASGVGAGLVISGRIYRGPGGTAGEIGHITLDESGPVCRCGNRGCLETFTAARYVLPLLQSSHGTELTMERVVALAREGDPGCRRVIADVGRHIGSGVANLCNLLNPSRVVLGGDLAEAGELVLGPIRESVGRYAIPSAARQLSVLPGALGGRAEVLGALALALSEMGDSTLLDGSLPATAPAFT
- a CDS encoding carbohydrate ABC transporter permease; translation: MATATETRAGPPKSPAPRPRAKRTFRPRTLVITVVAWALAAIFLAPYLEMVITALRPKSELRDRTYLPQNLEWSNFIEVWKESELGQNLQVTLLVAGGATLLVLLVSLPAAYYTARMRYRGRKAFLLLVLITQMFQPTALLVGLYREFHQLDMLNSVWTLILTNAAFNLAFAVWILTAYISSIPPELEEAAMVDGTSRFGAMVKVTLPLALPGVVTAVIFTFITSWNEFVMGLTLTTEPDKQPLTVGINNFIGAYTVEWNYLFAASVVAIVPVIVLFAFIERHVVSGLTAGSVK